A region from the Candidatus Electrothrix scaldis genome encodes:
- a CDS encoding AAA domain-containing protein, giving the protein MSDLTQNSAEKFVRFVRYLRALSKMSAKTVRSLEQYRQVFWLPLDSGVVRAEQDQTDDALWIEVKRTEKPPLPLPPERCRTWVDSEALENLDVIPELRLPAEFLHRVSAAGKSGGEEVLYPDTFARKEQQWQDYIEQQWKPWREQCRQVLLHEKISTDLFRLYQEQQKLGEQYELLLCFGLLTWETPSEEIVQRHLIVVEATISFDPTAKKLCVYQASQSPRVELDMLSLDEQPADAQRIIQECNQALEGNLRKKQALDAVLDTLGQALSGDSPTSQVELPSITYAPALIMRKRSMRPLEHILEKILDLCISSSSIPEEFLHLCEILPEEISENSRGGILEEPEHGAQESSEERLFFPLPSNQEQRRIAEKLKEKKGVLVQGPPGTGKSHTIANLICHLLAQGKRVLVTAQTARALQVLHDLLPEHIRPLCFNAAEQGKKEQEDLERRVKNILAEEKVGQVAGDEKIQELEQRIFLKQQARQETEQKILELREQETRQHRICEGRYVGTAAQIAAQLREEEPDLSWFTDSISQKNPFPWSPQQLLFLRRYLRTSDEQEEKKLTGKDLPQLEKNFPVHKVQEAFEKEEQAREAADQGKQRIQSGPGKILFQVGKADRKVLESFRDQLADFTETVRELRRRPMSWLKLAVSDVLSGRSGVWENLLQISQKTLQGLPKRIEQVDTLEVDISWEIDRKKLLQDAMTLKKHFKEGGRAGKWIFKPEIVRKHGALLSKIRVDGQPCNTVDALWKLVDYLLVDRKLYYVWHLWEDRAERSTGHFSLQFAELEELLKTLQQVLALHARRKSLEERMSLFSGLDMPDWSDPVAVQNLLEDCQAVFARLDFLWLGSSISHAQKSLAVFAQRSNAHPITKLIIKSLQKRDIATYQQLFGEVEELKIRQDELAEKNRLLDELADSAPQLTAQLRSCQQRTEWADRLGQMEQAWAWAQAKDWLATFLASDLESHHRHSQRLAQEIREELSALTAVRAWKHFFQGLGHQQHMYMIAWQQAMKKFGKGTGKHAQAHKENARRHLTACRAALPVWIMPLHRVYETVPAEPGFFDVVIIDEASQCGPEALPLLYLGKQILAAGDDRQISPEAVGVNREHVQQHMQTYLFDFVHADSFDVDSSLFDHGLLRFSNRVVLQEHFRCMPEIIAFSNTHFYQDDPLVPLRQSLPNRLTPLRDVFVKDGTREGQGQRIVNQQEAEALVATVVQCCQDKRYQGKTMGVIVLQGTAQAYLIEELLIRALGVEEMGQRKLICGNSSSFQGRERDVIFLSMVVAPEQKIRALTKAAEQQKFNVAASRACEQMWLFHSVQERHLRPECLRSKLLKHFHQPVQQRVNIEPGELEEIYAVARGTNRVVEQPPAPFQTWLEVDLAQHLSGMGYRVVPQYPFAGRNIDLVIQGPQAQLALICDGDQWQGPEQYAIDLEHQEKLERCGWQVFRMRASRYSADPDKALDPLVQLLEQLEIMPGF; this is encoded by the coding sequence ATGAGTGATTTAACGCAGAATAGCGCAGAGAAGTTTGTCCGTTTTGTTCGGTACCTTCGTGCTCTCTCGAAAATGAGTGCAAAAACTGTTCGCAGTCTGGAACAGTACCGCCAGGTGTTTTGGTTACCCCTGGACTCTGGTGTGGTTCGTGCGGAACAGGATCAGACAGACGATGCACTTTGGATTGAGGTCAAAAGGACGGAAAAACCGCCCCTGCCATTGCCACCGGAACGATGCCGTACCTGGGTTGACTCGGAGGCACTGGAAAACCTTGATGTCATCCCGGAGCTTCGTCTCCCGGCGGAGTTTTTGCACAGGGTCTCTGCTGCGGGCAAGAGCGGGGGAGAGGAGGTGCTCTATCCTGATACCTTTGCTCGGAAAGAACAGCAATGGCAGGACTATATTGAGCAGCAATGGAAGCCTTGGCGGGAGCAGTGCCGTCAGGTCCTTTTGCATGAGAAAATCTCTACTGATTTGTTTCGTCTCTACCAGGAGCAGCAAAAGCTTGGAGAGCAATATGAGCTTCTGCTCTGTTTTGGCCTATTGACCTGGGAAACCCCCAGTGAGGAAATCGTTCAACGTCACCTGATCGTTGTTGAGGCCACGATTTCCTTTGATCCCACCGCAAAAAAGCTGTGTGTTTATCAGGCCTCGCAGAGCCCGAGGGTTGAGCTGGATATGCTTTCTCTGGACGAGCAACCAGCAGACGCCCAGAGGATTATTCAGGAGTGTAACCAGGCCCTGGAAGGTAACCTCCGCAAGAAGCAGGCGCTTGATGCAGTCCTTGACACTCTTGGCCAGGCCTTATCCGGGGATTCCCCCACTTCACAGGTAGAGTTGCCAAGCATTACCTATGCCCCGGCCCTGATTATGAGAAAACGCTCCATGCGTCCTTTGGAGCATATTCTTGAGAAAATTTTAGATCTCTGTATTTCCAGCAGCTCAATTCCGGAGGAATTTCTTCATCTTTGTGAAATTTTACCTGAGGAAATTTCTGAAAATTCACGCGGTGGAATATTGGAGGAACCGGAGCACGGAGCGCAGGAGTCTTCAGAGGAGAGATTATTTTTCCCCCTTCCTTCCAATCAGGAACAGCGCCGGATAGCCGAAAAACTGAAGGAAAAGAAAGGTGTTCTTGTGCAGGGGCCACCTGGAACCGGAAAATCACATACCATTGCTAATCTTATCTGCCATCTACTTGCGCAAGGAAAGCGGGTTTTGGTGACAGCTCAGACCGCCAGGGCCCTTCAGGTCCTGCATGATTTACTCCCGGAGCATATTCGTCCTTTATGTTTTAACGCAGCTGAGCAGGGAAAGAAAGAGCAGGAAGATCTGGAGCGCAGGGTCAAGAATATCCTGGCCGAGGAAAAAGTCGGGCAAGTAGCCGGGGATGAAAAGATTCAGGAGCTGGAACAGCGCATTTTCCTGAAACAGCAGGCACGGCAGGAGACTGAACAAAAGATTCTGGAACTCCGTGAACAGGAAACCCGACAGCACAGAATCTGTGAAGGACGTTATGTCGGAACTGCGGCCCAGATTGCGGCACAGCTACGCGAGGAGGAACCGGATTTATCATGGTTTACAGACAGCATCTCGCAGAAGAATCCTTTTCCCTGGTCGCCCCAGCAGCTCCTTTTTCTCCGCAGATATCTACGGACAAGTGACGAGCAGGAAGAAAAAAAACTGACTGGAAAAGATCTGCCACAGCTTGAGAAAAATTTTCCTGTCCATAAGGTCCAGGAGGCCTTTGAAAAAGAGGAACAGGCCCGTGAGGCTGCGGATCAGGGAAAACAACGTATCCAAAGCGGACCGGGCAAAATACTTTTCCAGGTGGGCAAAGCAGATCGGAAAGTGCTTGAGTCCTTCCGGGACCAGCTTGCTGATTTTACTGAGACGGTACGGGAATTGCGACGACGCCCCATGTCCTGGTTGAAGCTAGCGGTTAGTGATGTGCTCTCTGGGCGGAGCGGGGTCTGGGAGAACCTCTTGCAGATCTCACAAAAGACCCTGCAAGGCCTTCCCAAACGTATTGAACAGGTTGATACCCTGGAAGTGGATATCTCCTGGGAGATTGACCGGAAGAAACTTCTGCAGGATGCCATGACTTTGAAAAAGCATTTCAAGGAAGGTGGTCGGGCCGGGAAGTGGATTTTTAAACCGGAGATAGTGCGCAAGCATGGAGCCTTGCTCAGTAAGATCAGGGTGGATGGGCAGCCTTGCAATACCGTGGACGCCCTGTGGAAATTGGTGGACTATCTCCTGGTTGATCGGAAATTATATTATGTCTGGCATCTTTGGGAGGACCGGGCAGAGCGGAGCACTGGCCATTTTTCCTTACAGTTTGCCGAACTTGAGGAGTTGCTGAAAACCTTGCAACAGGTTCTCGCTCTCCATGCACGAAGAAAGTCTCTGGAAGAGCGGATGAGCTTGTTCAGTGGCCTGGACATGCCTGACTGGTCAGATCCTGTTGCGGTGCAAAATCTCTTGGAAGATTGTCAGGCAGTTTTTGCCCGCCTTGATTTTCTTTGGCTTGGTTCTTCCATAAGCCATGCCCAGAAGAGCCTTGCTGTTTTTGCCCAACGGAGCAATGCCCATCCCATTACCAAGCTGATTATAAAAAGTCTGCAAAAGAGAGATATTGCAACCTATCAGCAGCTCTTTGGAGAGGTTGAAGAGCTTAAGATCAGACAGGACGAACTTGCTGAGAAAAATCGTTTGCTGGATGAACTGGCAGATAGCGCCCCGCAATTGACTGCGCAACTGAGAAGTTGTCAGCAAAGAACCGAATGGGCTGATCGTCTGGGACAGATGGAGCAGGCTTGGGCCTGGGCCCAGGCAAAGGATTGGTTGGCGACCTTCCTTGCCAGTGACCTGGAAAGTCACCACCGTCATAGCCAGCGCCTTGCCCAGGAAATTCGGGAGGAGCTTTCCGCGTTAACAGCGGTCCGGGCCTGGAAGCATTTTTTTCAGGGGTTAGGCCATCAGCAGCATATGTACATGATTGCCTGGCAGCAGGCCATGAAGAAATTCGGCAAAGGAACAGGAAAGCACGCCCAGGCCCATAAAGAAAATGCTCGCCGCCATCTGACGGCCTGCCGAGCAGCTCTTCCGGTCTGGATTATGCCGCTGCATCGAGTGTATGAAACCGTACCGGCAGAACCGGGCTTTTTTGATGTCGTGATTATTGATGAGGCCTCACAATGCGGTCCCGAGGCTTTGCCCCTGCTCTACCTTGGGAAGCAAATCCTTGCTGCGGGTGATGATAGGCAGATCAGCCCCGAGGCTGTAGGCGTGAACCGTGAGCATGTGCAGCAGCATATGCAGACATACCTTTTTGATTTTGTGCATGCGGATTCTTTTGATGTGGACTCCAGTCTCTTTGATCACGGTCTCCTGCGTTTTAGCAACAGAGTTGTGTTGCAGGAGCATTTTCGCTGTATGCCAGAAATCATAGCCTTCAGTAATACCCATTTTTATCAGGATGACCCCCTGGTTCCACTTCGTCAGTCGCTGCCGAACCGGCTTACTCCTTTACGGGATGTTTTTGTCAAGGATGGGACGCGAGAAGGGCAGGGGCAACGGATTGTTAATCAGCAGGAGGCTGAGGCTCTGGTGGCCACGGTTGTCCAATGCTGTCAGGATAAGCGCTATCAGGGAAAAACGATGGGGGTTATTGTCCTGCAAGGGACAGCTCAGGCTTACCTGATTGAAGAGCTCCTGATTAGAGCCCTTGGGGTCGAGGAAATGGGGCAGAGAAAGTTGATCTGCGGCAATTCCTCCAGTTTTCAGGGGAGAGAACGGGATGTTATCTTTCTGAGCATGGTGGTCGCCCCTGAACAGAAGATCAGGGCGCTGACCAAGGCCGCAGAGCAGCAGAAGTTTAATGTGGCTGCCAGCCGGGCCTGTGAGCAGATGTGGCTCTTTCACTCGGTTCAGGAGAGGCACCTTCGCCCTGAATGCCTGCGAAGCAAACTGCTCAAGCATTTTCATCAGCCGGTTCAGCAGCGAGTTAATATAGAGCCCGGAGAACTGGAAGAGATATATGCGGTAGCGCGAGGAACGAACAGAGTGGTGGAACAGCCGCCAGCTCCATTTCAGACCTGGTTGGAGGTGGATTTAGCCCAGCATCTGAGTGGAATGGGCTATAGAGTCGTTCCGCAATACCCCTTTGCCGGGAGAAATATCGACTTGGTGATCCAAGGACCACAAGCTCAGCTGGCCCTTATCTGTGATGGTGATCAATGGCAGGGACCAGAACAATATGCAATTGATCTGGAACATCAGGAAAAACTGGAAAGATGCGGTTGGCAAGTCTTCAGGATGAGGGCCAGTCGCTACTCGGCAGATCCAGATAAGGCCTTGGACCCTCTTGTGCAGTTGCTTGAGCAGTTGGAAATTATGCCAGGATTTTGA
- a CDS encoding hemerythrin domain-containing protein, which produces MDKLTREAHEHDKLAESIVFFEKFLKVITSNDAKNYIPRLYRFADEYVVQHFKFEEQELFPTILKKGSSYERYFIAELLEDHKNILTALERFKESISIYEPQPDKEQVKKIIQASEEVISEIIAHARKEDKLLFPALKKYKV; this is translated from the coding sequence ATGGATAAATTGACAAGGGAGGCTCATGAACACGATAAGCTCGCAGAGTCAATAGTTTTCTTTGAGAAATTTCTCAAGGTTATTACCAGTAATGATGCGAAGAATTATATTCCACGTCTGTACCGATTTGCTGATGAATATGTTGTCCAGCATTTCAAGTTTGAGGAGCAGGAGCTTTTTCCGACTATCCTGAAAAAAGGCTCTTCATATGAACGGTATTTCATCGCGGAGCTTCTGGAAGATCATAAAAATATACTCACCGCCTTAGAGAGATTTAAGGAGAGTATCTCGATCTATGAACCGCAGCCGGACAAAGAGCAGGTCAAAAAGATCATTCAAGCAAGTGAGGAGGTTATCAGTGAAATTATCGCTCATGCACGCAAAGAGGATAAGCTCTTATTTCCTGCCCTGAAGAAGTATAAAGTGTAG
- a CDS encoding aldo/keto reductase — MKQKEKAQQKVPTRTFGKTGLEMPVLSLGMMRSRYSPQDIPLEQIPEHGQQDMSNLVDKALSLGMNHIETARNYGTSERQLAEILDQHERSSLILQTKVKPEDDPELFTAQVLDSLDRMGQKKVDMLALHGLNDHRSLWQICRPGGCLAAARKLQDQGKVDWVGFSGHGDVEIILKGIAHQEDGGFDYMNLHWYTVYQRNSPALEAAAENNMGVFIISPTDKGGMLQTPPDCLKDICVPLTPIQFNDLYCLQRPEVHTISVGAAQISDLDNHLKALAWLDDQKKIQEIYRLWERRMEEATGHTRPDALWSSFPPWQQTPGYINIGMVLWLYNLARGWDLVEFSRRRYKMLGQDMPWVPGLNGTAARNYDLTNVAEQAGMPVEKLIRLLEEAHALLGKSREEQ; from the coding sequence ATGAAGCAAAAAGAAAAAGCACAGCAAAAAGTTCCAACCAGAACATTCGGTAAAACCGGCTTAGAAATGCCTGTGCTCTCCCTCGGCATGATGCGTTCCAGATATTCTCCCCAGGATATCCCCCTGGAACAGATCCCGGAGCATGGTCAGCAGGATATGTCCAACCTGGTAGACAAAGCCCTTTCTCTGGGCATGAATCATATTGAAACGGCGCGCAATTACGGCACCTCAGAACGCCAGCTGGCCGAAATTCTTGACCAGCATGAACGCAGCTCCCTTATCCTCCAAACCAAGGTCAAGCCAGAGGATGATCCTGAGCTATTTACTGCTCAGGTACTCGACTCACTTGATCGCATGGGACAAAAAAAAGTTGATATGCTGGCCCTACATGGCCTGAATGATCATCGGAGCCTATGGCAGATATGCAGACCCGGTGGCTGTCTTGCTGCGGCCCGTAAACTTCAGGACCAAGGAAAAGTGGATTGGGTGGGATTTTCAGGGCATGGCGATGTGGAGATCATCCTCAAGGGCATTGCCCATCAGGAGGACGGCGGGTTTGATTATATGAACCTGCACTGGTACACGGTGTATCAGCGGAACAGCCCTGCCCTGGAAGCTGCTGCTGAAAATAATATGGGCGTGTTTATCATCAGCCCTACAGATAAGGGCGGCATGCTGCAAACACCGCCTGATTGCCTCAAAGATATATGCGTTCCCCTTACCCCGATCCAGTTTAATGACCTCTACTGCCTGCAACGCCCTGAAGTGCATACCATCAGCGTTGGAGCCGCCCAAATCTCTGACCTGGACAATCATCTCAAGGCCTTGGCCTGGCTGGATGATCAGAAAAAAATCCAGGAAATATATCGGTTATGGGAACGACGCATGGAAGAGGCAACCGGTCATACCCGACCTGATGCCCTCTGGTCGAGCTTCCCGCCCTGGCAGCAGACACCCGGCTATATCAATATCGGCATGGTCTTATGGCTGTATAATCTGGCCCGTGGCTGGGACCTTGTAGAGTTTTCCCGGCGGCGCTATAAGATGCTTGGACAGGATATGCCCTGGGTACCGGGGTTAAATGGAACAGCAGCTCGAAATTACGATCTTACGAATGTTGCGGAGCAAGCAGGAATGCCCGTTGAAAAATTAATCAGGCTGTTGGAAGAGGCGCATGCCTTGCTAGGGAAATCACGCGAGGAACAATAA
- the lepB gene encoding signal peptidase I, whose protein sequence is MNNSMDKPRKPCVAALLSLLSCGLGHVYAGELKRGILFYLGRGLLLAILLFLLFIRPDRLGLLVALVASIVYFLFYFFDSVRAAKKSSASYEMRKFNKWYFYLFYLFLANIVLQSLAGALVKEHFIKAYKIPAGSMLPTLLVGDHLLVNRFIYKQRQPERGDIVVFEYPRDPSLDYIKRIVAVAGDVVELRDKRLFVDGVPQDAYPTVHKDNTIHPRSEDPRDNFGPVTVPEHAVFVLGDNRDNSFDSRFWGFVDESTIKGKAMSFYWSWDLKEPLLSARRWSSIRWDRIGKEIQ, encoded by the coding sequence ATGAATAATTCTATGGATAAGCCAAGGAAGCCATGTGTTGCCGCTTTGCTGTCACTTTTGAGTTGTGGGCTAGGGCATGTCTACGCAGGGGAATTAAAAAGAGGCATACTCTTCTACCTGGGACGGGGGCTGCTTCTGGCGATACTCCTGTTCCTACTCTTTATTCGACCGGACCGGCTCGGTCTACTGGTTGCCCTGGTCGCTAGTATCGTTTATTTCCTCTTTTATTTTTTTGATTCTGTGAGAGCTGCGAAAAAAAGCTCGGCCTCTTACGAGATGAGAAAGTTTAATAAATGGTATTTCTATCTTTTCTACCTCTTTCTGGCAAATATTGTCTTGCAATCACTTGCCGGAGCATTGGTCAAAGAACATTTCATCAAGGCCTACAAGATCCCGGCTGGATCAATGCTTCCGACCTTACTGGTCGGTGATCATCTCTTGGTGAATAGGTTTATATACAAGCAGCGTCAACCGGAGCGAGGTGATATCGTTGTTTTCGAGTACCCGAGAGATCCTTCGCTAGACTACATAAAACGTATAGTTGCGGTGGCCGGAGATGTGGTTGAGCTCCGGGATAAAAGGCTTTTTGTTGATGGAGTTCCTCAAGATGCCTATCCGACAGTACATAAGGATAACACAATACATCCTCGCTCTGAAGACCCAAGAGATAATTTTGGTCCGGTGACTGTGCCTGAGCATGCTGTCTTTGTCCTTGGAGATAACCGGGATAATAGCTTTGATAGTCGTTTTTGGGGCTTTGTTGATGAAAGCACAATAAAAGGAAAAGCCATGAGCTTTTACTGGTCATGGGATCTTAAAGAACCCCTCCTTTCAGCTCGTCGTTGGAGTTCCATCAGGTGGGACAGGATTGGTAAGGAAATACAATAA
- a CDS encoding adenylosuccinate lyase family protein yields the protein MNTCTPNSHIVDSRFYSGGYTTLEARRIFCDLRRYQHWLDVEVALALAQAELGIIPQEAADNIQQNARICLLDLDGIRQGLQLTNHSLMPLLEALRKVCDEEAGQFIHFGATTQDIQDTAQVLELRNVLLVVERDLHRIISLLMQRARQYRDLVTIGRTHSQHALPMTIGLKIAGWLDEVWRGVERLEQVRERLLVSELFGGVGTMDALGEQAFPLVERFSAKLGLAVPNVAWHASRDRFAEFLSLLAMIGGSLARIADEIRCLARNEIHEMEEPFHMGKIGSSTMPHKRNPELCEQVVVLSKLITSNVLLGYEGLICEHERDYRSVRLEWAALTDSSLYTCGLLALMKEILADMTVHEQRVRDNVLKAAPLISTEALMFFLGDTIGKQNAHTLVYEASMQSVETGKPVLDILMEDAKIAGNFSREEIERAIAPERHVGMSRELTEKTIAYVESRMQDKETPADDATRCSLCTELEGCLCGAVG from the coding sequence ATGAACACCTGCACACCGAACAGCCACATTGTTGATTCCAGATTTTACAGCGGCGGTTATACAACCCTTGAGGCCCGTCGAATTTTTTGTGACCTTCGCCGCTACCAGCACTGGCTTGATGTGGAGGTGGCCTTGGCTTTGGCCCAGGCAGAATTAGGGATTATCCCGCAGGAGGCTGCTGATAATATCCAGCAAAATGCCCGGATCTGTCTGCTGGATCTTGATGGCATCCGACAGGGCTTACAGCTCACCAATCATTCCCTGATGCCTCTGCTTGAGGCTCTGCGCAAGGTCTGTGATGAAGAAGCAGGACAGTTCATCCATTTCGGGGCCACGACCCAGGATATTCAGGACACGGCCCAGGTCCTGGAACTCCGCAATGTCCTGCTGGTTGTGGAGCGCGATCTGCACAGGATCATCAGTCTGCTCATGCAGCGGGCCCGGCAATACCGTGATCTGGTGACCATCGGGCGGACCCATTCCCAGCATGCCCTGCCCATGACCATCGGGCTGAAGATAGCGGGCTGGCTTGACGAGGTCTGGCGTGGTGTGGAGCGGCTGGAGCAGGTGCGGGAGCGCCTTTTGGTCAGTGAGCTCTTTGGTGGTGTCGGTACAATGGATGCCTTAGGCGAGCAGGCCTTTCCCTTAGTAGAGAGATTTTCCGCTAAGCTGGGGCTTGCGGTGCCCAATGTGGCCTGGCATGCCTCCCGCGACCGTTTTGCCGAATTCCTATCCCTGTTGGCGATGATCGGTGGCTCCCTGGCTCGTATTGCTGATGAAATCCGCTGCCTGGCCCGTAATGAGATCCATGAGATGGAAGAGCCCTTTCATATGGGCAAGATCGGCAGCAGCACCATGCCTCATAAGCGCAATCCTGAGCTTTGCGAGCAGGTGGTGGTCTTGTCCAAACTCATTACCTCCAATGTGCTTTTAGGTTATGAAGGACTGATTTGTGAGCATGAGCGGGATTATCGTTCAGTCCGTCTGGAGTGGGCCGCTCTCACGGACAGCTCCCTTTATACCTGTGGTCTGCTAGCCCTGATGAAGGAAATTTTGGCTGATATGACAGTCCATGAACAGAGGGTTCGCGACAATGTACTCAAGGCGGCCCCGCTGATCTCCACCGAGGCCTTGATGTTTTTCTTGGGTGATACCATCGGCAAGCAAAATGCCCACACCCTGGTCTATGAGGCATCCATGCAGTCTGTGGAAACCGGCAAGCCGGTGCTGGATATCCTGATGGAGGATGCAAAGATAGCAGGGAATTTCAGTCGGGAGGAGATCGAGCGGGCTATCGCCCCGGAACGACATGTGGGTATGTCTCGGGAGCTCACCGAGAAGACCATTGCCTACGTGGAAAGCCGGATGCAGGACAAGGAAACACCGGCGGATGATGCGACCCGTTGTTCTTTGTGTACGGAGCTGGAAGGGTGTCTATGCGGGGCGGTGGGGTAA
- a CDS encoding 4Fe-4S dicluster domain-containing protein: protein MSKKTFEINPGFSAEVVAEPGGQHLNSCFSCGACSGACPVSQAVPDFDPRKIIHMVRMGMEERLLSSDLLWYCSGCRSCVFVCPQDVSFADIMGTLAKLAMKKGYITEEQLVEKGKAAQVQRDLCVSCLTCVRVCPWEVPKIDEGGLATINVTDCKACGICASECPAQAIILNESEDERLIAAYGTNQ, encoded by the coding sequence ATGTCAAAGAAAACATTTGAAATTAATCCCGGATTCAGTGCCGAGGTGGTTGCGGAACCCGGTGGCCAGCATCTGAACTCCTGTTTTTCCTGCGGTGCTTGTTCTGGTGCCTGCCCGGTGAGTCAGGCTGTTCCAGATTTTGATCCCCGCAAGATCATCCACATGGTTCGTATGGGCATGGAAGAGCGTTTATTGAGCTCTGATTTGCTTTGGTATTGTTCAGGATGCCGTAGCTGTGTCTTTGTTTGTCCCCAGGATGTAAGTTTTGCCGATATCATGGGGACTCTGGCCAAGCTGGCCATGAAAAAAGGCTATATTACTGAAGAGCAACTGGTAGAAAAAGGGAAGGCAGCCCAGGTGCAACGTGACCTTTGTGTGTCCTGTCTCACCTGTGTTCGGGTCTGCCCGTGGGAGGTACCCAAAATTGATGAGGGTGGGCTCGCCACAATTAACGTGACGGATTGTAAAGCCTGTGGTATTTGTGCTTCTGAGTGCCCTGCCCAGGCTATTATCCTGAATGAATCCGAAGACGAGCGGCTGATCGCTGCCTATGGAACCAACCAATAA
- a CDS encoding hydrogenase iron-sulfur subunit, which yields MSFTPDIRLFSCHYTSQQSCADEGRGLQQLDFPKNVKMTRVVCTGKLEEVTLLKAFEDGADGVFVVGCPADGCHNVRGSQRAAKRVESVRSALSELGVEKDRAKMFFLPRGLHPEFVDVAQEVNTLVTEMGPSPF from the coding sequence ATGAGTTTTACACCGGACATACGTTTGTTCAGTTGTCATTATACCTCCCAGCAGAGTTGCGCCGACGAAGGACGTGGGTTGCAGCAATTAGATTTTCCAAAAAATGTTAAGATGACTCGTGTTGTCTGCACTGGAAAACTGGAGGAGGTTACTCTGCTTAAGGCATTTGAGGATGGGGCTGACGGAGTATTCGTGGTGGGTTGCCCTGCGGATGGATGTCATAATGTGCGTGGAAGCCAACGGGCTGCCAAGCGTGTTGAGTCTGTACGCTCAGCCCTCAGTGAACTTGGAGTGGAAAAGGATCGGGCTAAGATGTTCTTTCTGCCGCGTGGGCTGCATCCTGAATTTGTTGATGTCGCTCAGGAAGTGAATACCTTGGTTACAGAAATGGGGCCGTCACCTTTTTGA